A stretch of Miscanthus floridulus cultivar M001 chromosome 13, ASM1932011v1, whole genome shotgun sequence DNA encodes these proteins:
- the LOC136500398 gene encoding uncharacterized protein: MRRGSKKSSSSAATASAGAEQVNEKQNRKRKGVSTNLTSRKAQRGPTKAVSKEVERIDQFFYTYADNSSGMIDPEGIETLCSHLEVPHTDVRILMLAWKMGCEKQGYFTLDEWRAGLKALRADSISKLKKAFPELVQEVTRPSNFQDFYIYAFRYCLTEDKKKCIEIPVACELLNLVLGLQFRPQVDKLNNYLKYQNDYKVINMDQWMGFIRFCNEINFPSLDNYDSDLAWPLILDNFVEWLRENKS; this comes from the exons ATGAGGCGCGGCTCGAAGAAATCGTCGTCGTCTGCCGCGACCGCCAGCGCTG GTGCGGAACAAGTAAATGAAaaacaaaacagaaaaagaaaaggagtcaGTACAAACCTGACCAGCAGGAAAGCACAACGTG GCCCTACTAAAGCAGTTTCCAAGGAAGTAGAACGGATTGATCAATTTTTCTATACTTATGCAGATAACTCATCTGGCATGATTGA CCCAGAAGGCATTGAAACACTCTGTTCTCACCTTGAAGTTCCCCACACCGATGTTAGGATTCTAATGTTAGCATG GAAAATGGGCTGTGAGAAGCAAGGTTATTTTACCTTG GATGAATGGAGAGCTGGCTTGAAAGCTCTTCGAGCTGACAGTATCAGTAAACTGAAGAAAGCATTTCCAGAACTGGTTCAAGAG GTTACAAGGCCATCCAATTTCCAGGATTTCTACATATATGCATTTCGTTATTGCCTCACAG AGGATAAGAAGAAGTGTATAGAAATACCAGTAGCTTGTGAGTTGCTGAATCTAGTATTGGGCTTGCAGTTCCGCCCTCAGGTTGACAAGCTTAATAATTACCTAAAG TACCAAAATGACTACAAGGTGATAAACATGGACCAATGGATGGGATTTATTCGGTTCTGTAATGAG ATAAACTTCCCATCACTTGACAATTATGATTCAGACCTTGCTTGGCCTTTGATTCTAGACAATTTTGTTGAGTGGCTACGAGAAAATAAAAGCTAG